Proteins found in one Candidatus Saccharimonadales bacterium genomic segment:
- a CDS encoding DUF3048 domain-containing protein, with the protein MSPEQSDHPDAPAEPANHPAPKRRLDLKKWISDHKVWTGLIAAAIILIPAGVWAYLHYHHKPKSEPSAQSAEPAPVLQPATVPDPLTGLEVTPQVAAQPVFGVVIENSPEARPQSALSSAGVVYEALAEGGITRFLAVFQDQQPASIGPVRSLRPYFIDWIQEYNNAPIAHAGGSAQALGEVGPLGVKSMNGLIYSANFQRVSDRFAPHNLYTSTSSLLSLMQRLGYTTAPSFTSWAYKADAAEATPSHPSITITYSYPLFTAKYSFDANCDCYARALAGAAHIDRNTNQQIKVKNVVAITVQTSYDASGHALMTTVGSGKAVIFRDGGAVVGTWKKDARTSRIKFLDATGAEIQLDRGNTWISVVPQTGSVIY; encoded by the coding sequence CCAGCCGAGCCAGCCAATCACCCGGCGCCAAAACGCCGACTTGATCTGAAAAAGTGGATTAGTGACCATAAAGTTTGGACCGGTCTAATTGCGGCCGCCATTATTTTGATCCCGGCCGGTGTCTGGGCCTACTTGCATTATCATCACAAACCAAAATCTGAGCCCTCGGCTCAATCGGCCGAACCGGCACCGGTCTTGCAGCCAGCCACTGTGCCAGACCCGCTAACCGGTTTGGAGGTGACACCTCAAGTCGCAGCTCAACCGGTCTTTGGAGTGGTCATCGAAAACTCACCGGAGGCCAGGCCGCAGTCGGCTCTAAGTTCGGCTGGAGTGGTTTATGAAGCCCTGGCCGAGGGCGGCATTACGCGCTTCCTGGCCGTTTTTCAGGATCAACAACCGGCCAGCATCGGACCGGTTCGTTCGCTTCGGCCCTACTTTATCGATTGGATTCAAGAATACAACAATGCTCCAATTGCCCATGCTGGCGGATCGGCTCAAGCTTTGGGCGAAGTCGGTCCTTTGGGTGTTAAAAGTATGAATGGCTTAATTTATTCGGCTAACTTCCAGCGCGTCAGTGATCGATTTGCCCCGCACAATCTCTACACTTCGACTAGTTCGCTTTTGTCTTTAATGCAGAGGTTGGGCTATACCACCGCCCCCAGTTTTACTAGTTGGGCCTACAAAGCCGATGCCGCCGAGGCCACACCCAGCCACCCCAGCATCACCATCACATATTCATATCCCTTGTTTACCGCAAAATACAGCTTTGATGCCAACTGCGATTGCTACGCTCGGGCTCTGGCTGGTGCCGCCCACATCGATCGCAACACCAACCAACAAATAAAGGTTAAAAACGTGGTGGCCATCACCGTTCAAACTAGCTACGACGCCTCTGGCCATGCCCTAATGACAACGGTTGGCTCGGGCAAGGCCGTGATCTTTCGTGATGGGGGAGCCGTGGTTGGGACCTGGAAGAAAGACGCTCGCACCTCTCGAATCAAGTTTTTGGATGCGACTGGCGCCGAAATCCAGCTTGATCGCGGAAATACTTGGATTAGTGTGGTGCCGCAAACGGGTAGTGTCATCTACTAG